The nucleotide sequence GGCCTCGTTGGGGCGTCTGGTGGCGGGAATCGCCCACGAGGTGAATACTCCCATCGGTGTGGCCTATTCCGCCGCCACCCAGTTGCTGGAGGAGTCCCGTTCCATCGCGGCGATGATGGCGCAAGACGCGGTGGATGTGGATGCCTTGATGACCGGCATCGGCATCGTGGAGGAGGCGTCGGTGTTGGTATCCCGCAATCTTCAGCGGGCCGCCGAGTTGATCCAGAGCTTCAAGCGCGCTTCCATCGATCAATCCTCGGAGGCGGTGCGGGAGTACCGGGTGGGCGATGTGGCCCGGGATGTGTTGATCAGTCTGCGCAACGCCTTCAAGAAGACCCAGATCGATATCGGTCTGGAGTGCCCGGAAACGTTGCGGGTGATGGGCATTCCCGGTTATCTCAACCAGATCCTGACCAATCTGCTGCTCAACAGCCTGACCCACGGTTTCGAGGCGGGAGAACGTGCCGGGCGGATCGATCTGCGTTTTGTGGTGCAGGGGCGCACGTTGGAATTCACCTATACCGATACCGGTGTGGGCATGTCGGAAGAGGCCAGGAGTCGGGCGTTCGAGCCGTTTTTCACCACCAATCGGGGAGCGGGGGGGAGCGGTCTGGGTTTGTATATTTGTTATAATCTGATCACCACCAAGCTCCGGGGCACCATTGGGTTGGTGAGCGAGTCGGGGGAGGGGGTGCGTTTCGAGTGTCGCTGGCCCATCGAGATCCGGGGATGAGAAGAGGCATCGGCGGAAGGGTATGGGGTGTTTGATCTTGATATGAGTCAATTTTTATGTCGGCGTCATGCGGCATGCATTTTATTCTATTGTCGATTGAAAATTGAAATTGACGGCATTGGCGCTATTTGTTAGGCTTTCCGTTACAGAATGTGACTTTTTCTCTGTCCATCGGTGACGCCATGAACGCCGAAAAGCGAATCCTGCAACTCAAGGGCAAGACCACAACCGTCCCCACGGAGGGGTCGGGTCCGCCCCCCTGGCTGGTGCTGGTGGTGGATGACGATCCGGATGTGATCGCGATCACCCGATTGAATTTGCGAAATTTTTCTTTTGGTGGTCGTCCTCTTTCTCTGATCTCCGCCTCTTCCGCCATCCAGGCCCAGGAGATTCTCCAGACCACCCCGGGATTTGCCCTGGGACTGATCGATGTGGTGATGGAGCAAGATGACGCGGGCTTGCAACTGGTGCGTTTCATCCGCGAAACCCTGGGAGACCAGCGGATCCGTTTGGTGATCCGGACCGGTCAGCCGGGACTGGCGCCGGAACGCTACGTGATCGATCACTTTGATATCGATGATTATAAAGAAAAAAGCGAACTATCTGCCCAGAAGCTTTATACCACCGTGCGCTCCGCCCTGAAGTCCTATCGGGATTTGACCACCATCGATCTGGCCCGTCATGGATTGGAGACCATTCTGGGGGCCGCTCCGCAGATGTATCTTCATCCGTTGGACTCCTTCGAGGCGTTTTATTCCGGGGTGTTTACCCAGATTCTGGGCCTGTGTCATCTGGGGGCCCACAGTTCGGTGCGCATTGCCAACGGCTTTTTGGCCATGTTCAACAAAAACGAACTCACCATCAAGGCCGCGGTGGGCCACGCCCGTCTGGAAAAAACCACCCCCCCGGTGCAAGAAAACATCTCCGCCGAAGAGACGCTCATCCCGTTGCGGATTCGGGATGAGGATATCGGCATGCTCTATCTGGAACATGGTCAGGCTC is from Magnetococcales bacterium and encodes:
- a CDS encoding DUF3369 domain-containing protein, which encodes MNAEKRILQLKGKTTTVPTEGSGPPPWLVLVVDDDPDVIAITRLNLRNFSFGGRPLSLISASSAIQAQEILQTTPGFALGLIDVVMEQDDAGLQLVRFIRETLGDQRIRLVIRTGQPGLAPERYVIDHFDIDDYKEKSELSAQKLYTTVRSALKSYRDLTTIDLARHGLETILGAAPQMYLHPLDSFEAFYSGVFTQILGLCHLGAHSSVRIANGFLAMFNKNELTIKAAVGHARLEKTTPPVQENISAEETLIPLRIRDEDIGMLYLEHGQALDPLAVHLLRIFTGQVCVALQSLRVQLELRAAHASAIQMLSEAAEAKDIHTGEHIQRIVTLTRQLSLAMGLSSEIAELYAEASQLHDIGKIGIPDRILNKPGPLDKVEFTEIAAHPTIGGMIIKDEKNFRLARQIAMYHHEKWDGNGYPEGLRGEAIPLAARIVSVVDVFDALVHCRPYKRSWSVADAVAEIRRLSGTSFDPTVVEAFGRLYEAGMFDHLAQ